One window of Canis lupus baileyi chromosome 21, mCanLup2.hap1, whole genome shotgun sequence genomic DNA carries:
- the LOC140613398 gene encoding olfactory receptor 10AG1-like, which yields MLNSLFSQMLPRDQTTEGNLSSVVAFVLLGFSDLPNIQGFLFGIFFLIYMSILIGNGLIIIITRVDSVLQTPMYFFIANFSSLEICYVSVTLPRILVNLWTQDRSISWLGCATQMCFFLMLGATECFLLAVMAYDRYVAICNPLHYPLIMNHKMCVQLAVGAWLSGIPVQIGQTCQVFSLPFCGSNQINHFFCDIPPLIKLACGDTSLNEMCVFVVAILFVMIPFLFILGSYVKIISTILKLSSARGRSKAFSTCSSHIIVVLLFFGSATITYLRPKSNHSARTDKMLSLFYTIVTPMFNPLIYSLRNKDVKTALKKLLLKKTV from the coding sequence ATGTTGAATTCTTTATTTTCACAGATGCTACCCAGAGACCAAACTACAGAAGGCAATTTGTCTTCAGTTGTGGCATTTGTTCTCCTGGGATTTTCTGACCTTCCTAACATCCAGGGATTTCtatttggaattttctttctcatctacATGTCCATCTTAATAGGAAATGGTCTTATCATAATAATTACAAGGGTAGACTCTGTTCTCCAGACAcccatgtattttttcattgCAAATTTTTCCTCCCTGGAAATCTGTTATGTGTCTGTCACCCTCCCCAGGATTCTGGTGAATCTTTGGACTCAGGACAGAAGCATTTCTTGGTTGGGCTGTGCCACTCAAATGTGCTTCTTCCTCATGCTGGGAGCCACTGAATGTTTCCTCTTGGCagtgatggcctatgaccgctacgTGGCCATTTGTAACCCTCTGCACTACCCTCTCATCATGAACCACAAGATGTGCGTCCAACTGGCTGTTGGTGCCTGGCTTAGTGGAATTCCAGTCCAGATAGGACAAACATGTCAGGTGTTCTCGCTGCCTTTCTGTGGTTCTAACCAAATTAACCACTTCTTCTGTGACATCCCCCCATTGATCAAGCTGGCTTGTGGGGACACTTCACTTAATGAGATGTGTGTCTTTGTAGTTGCTATATTATTTGTCATGATTCCTTTTCTATTTATACTTGGCTCTTATGTGAAAATCATTTCCACCATCCTAAAGTTGTCCTCAGCCAGGGGCCGGTCTAAAGCCTTCTCCACCTGTTCTTCCCATATCATTGTTGTGCTTTTATTCTTTGGATCGGCTACCATCACCTACTTAAGGCCCAAATCCAATCATTCTGCAAGAACTGACAAGATGCTCTCTCTTTTCTACACCATTGTGACTCCTATGTTTAACCCTCTGATATACAGTCTTAGGAACAAGGATGTGAAGACAGCACTGAAAAAATTATTACTCAAGAAAACAGTGTAA